One Polyodon spathula isolate WHYD16114869_AA unplaced genomic scaffold, ASM1765450v1 scaffolds_1567, whole genome shotgun sequence DNA segment encodes these proteins:
- the polr3c gene encoding DNA-directed RNA polymerase III subunit RPC3, whose translation SGGEGSDVAGPRVGERFSRLARSRAGRISLSPVLVSPVQTSSEIVRTMLRMSEVTTTPRAAHTQPLSSNEIFRALPAGYNISKPVLDQYLSLLADDPMEFVGKSGDSGGGVFVINLHKALACLAKAALESVVQERFGSRSARIFRLLLRKRHLEQKQVEDFAMIPAKEAKDMLYTLLSESLVSLQEIPKTPDHAPSRTFYLYTVNPLATARMLLQRCYKTVFNLIKRRHYETKENKRLLEKSQRIEAIIASMQVTGAEEAQLAEIEELITAPERQQLQKLKHDVNKLDCSENQVDETIFLLESYITSTQSTH comes from the exons GGAGTGGGGGAGAAGGTTCAGACGTTGCAGGACCGAGGGTTGGGGAGCGTTTCTCTCGACTCGCACGCTCACGAGCAGGAAGGATCTCGCTGAGCCCTGTGCTTGTGTCCCCGGTGCAGACGAGCAGCGAGATCGTGCGCACCATGCTGAGGATGAGCGAAGTGACCACCACGCCCAGAGCAGCACACACGCAGCCACTGTCATCCAACGAg ATTTTCCGCGCATTGCCAGCCGGCTACAACATCTCCAAGCCGGTTTTGGATCAGTACCTGTCCCTGCTGGCCGATGACCCG ATGGAGTTTGTCGGGAAGTCTGGAGACAGCGGGGGAGGCGTGTTCGTCATCA ATCTGCACAAGGCCCTCGCCTGTCTGGCCAAGGCAGCGCTGGAGTCGGTGGTGCAGGAGAG gtttGGCTCCCGCTCGGCTCGAATCTTTCGGCTGCTCCTGAGGAAGAGGCACTTGGAGCAGAAGCAGGTTGAGGATTTCGCCATGATCCCAGCGAAGGAGGCGAAAGACATGCTGTACACCCTGCTGTCTGAGAGCCTGGTCTCATTACAG GAAATCCCCAAGACCCCGGACCACGCCCCCTCCAGAACCTTCTACCTGTACACTGTGAACCCCCTCGCAACCGCCAGAATGCTGCTGCAGCGCTGCTACAAg aCGGTGTTCAATCTGATTAAGAGACGTCATTACGAGACAAAAGAGAACAA GCGTCTCCTGGAGAAGTCCCAGAGGATCGAAGCCATCATTGCCTCCATGCAGGTGACAGGAGCGGAGGAGGCTCAGCTAGCAGAGATAGAGGAGTTGATCACAGCACCTGAGAGACAGCAGCTTCAGAAACTGAAGCACGACGTCAACAA ACTCGACTGCAGCGAGAACCAGGTGGACGAGACCATCTTCCTGCTGGAGTCCTACATCACCTCCACCCAGTCCACTCACTGA